One part of the Bacteroidia bacterium genome encodes these proteins:
- a CDS encoding tryptophan 2,3-dioxygenase family protein — protein sequence MSNKDWKHQLTDILGRLSLLEEKYSGLGQDLLAYLDGLYYSNGLNYWEYIHLESLLGLQTPRTPFPDEVIFITYHQMTELMFKLVKLEIKALTDERGEESEHLKLQNWHKRIGRVVNYFKHLCNSFDIMLTGMDREEMRKFRMALLPASGFQSVQFREIEIMSTGLENLIPTEKDTGEKSIEDRYPNIYWKAGGIDSDTGKKTITLRTFEAKYDEDLIQLIETYEGSNVEALYKNSSREILEDEELKELLRNYDVHMNVFWKLSHLSAASRHLVQENTAVEATGGTNWKSFLPPKFQKIIFYKDLWKEEELDDWGKAAIVKHFQKSISSKWMK from the coding sequence ATGTCAAATAAAGACTGGAAACACCAACTCACCGATATATTGGGGCGCCTGAGTTTATTGGAAGAAAAGTACTCAGGTCTGGGACAGGATTTGCTTGCCTACCTCGATGGACTTTATTACTCCAATGGCCTGAATTACTGGGAATATATTCACCTGGAAAGTTTGCTCGGCTTACAAACCCCTCGGACCCCTTTTCCGGATGAGGTCATCTTTATTACCTATCACCAGATGACGGAGCTGATGTTCAAGTTGGTAAAACTGGAAATAAAAGCTCTCACAGATGAAAGAGGGGAAGAGAGTGAGCATTTGAAACTTCAGAACTGGCACAAAAGGATCGGACGGGTAGTTAACTATTTCAAACATCTTTGCAATAGCTTCGACATCATGCTCACGGGTATGGATCGGGAAGAGATGAGAAAATTTCGCATGGCCCTTCTCCCGGCCAGTGGTTTCCAATCTGTGCAGTTTCGGGAGATAGAAATCATGAGTACAGGATTGGAAAACCTCATTCCCACAGAAAAAGATACAGGAGAAAAAAGTATAGAAGACCGCTATCCCAATATCTACTGGAAAGCCGGAGGAATCGACTCAGATACAGGCAAGAAAACCATCACCCTCAGAACCTTTGAGGCCAAATACGATGAAGATCTTATTCAATTAATTGAGACTTATGAAGGGAGTAATGTGGAGGCCTTGTATAAAAATTCTTCCCGGGAAATTCTTGAAGATGAGGAACTCAAAGAACTCCTACGAAACTATGATGTCCATATGAACGTATTCTGGAAACTCAGTCACTTGTCTGCGGCTTCCAGGCATTTGGTACAGGAAAATACGGCGGTAGAAGCCACAGGAGGAACTAACTGGAAAAGTTTTCTGCCTCCTAAATTTCAAAAGATAATTTTTTACAAAGATCTATGGAAGGAGGAAGAGTTGGACGATTGGGGAAAGGCAGCCATAGTGAAACATTTCCAGAAAAGTATTTCGAGTAAATGGATGAAATGA
- a CDS encoding tetratricopeptide repeat protein: MEEFFRNSDFEEQQTRASVREFENMLLEDSFFFIDLGKVEVIYNYYFQTNELHKARKLVDFALQSHPSSGALYYKLAKLEFEYGHYGNSLAHIDTALSYSPLQIDYSIFKAEILVRLDRNKDSLDLMEEVLGISTKPEEIYMTMGNLAQISGDPVKSEEYYKKSLSIKPDFEEAVYELAFLLESEDRLTDSIALYESYLNDYPYSEMVWYNLGVQYRKTGNYERAIECFDYCLAINDELSAAYFQKGQLQMDLGRYQDALQSFLEANSLSPYDVHTLFHVADCYENLDMYRDAIRYYTKTSQVDPDFLDAFIGIGYCLEKQEKFLEAIHYYEKAFKLDDENPDVCMSIASCEFKLGNKHSSYMYLERAIQLNPQDISIWQDWSSLLHEHTQYEGAISFLEEGLKYNPSEAELYFQLAAYCLESGHRSKGLNYLEHGLLLDYQAHYYLFHVDASLKHEPEVMELIRIYKN, from the coding sequence ATGGAAGAATTTTTCAGGAATAGTGATTTCGAGGAACAACAAACCCGGGCAAGTGTCAGGGAGTTTGAAAATATGCTCTTGGAAGACTCTTTCTTCTTTATTGACCTGGGAAAAGTAGAGGTTATCTATAACTATTATTTTCAGACCAATGAGCTTCACAAAGCTCGCAAACTGGTCGATTTCGCTTTACAAAGTCATCCTTCTTCTGGTGCCCTGTATTATAAGCTGGCCAAGCTCGAATTTGAGTACGGTCACTATGGTAATTCACTCGCACATATCGATACGGCCTTGAGCTATTCTCCCCTTCAAATTGATTATTCAATTTTCAAGGCTGAGATTCTCGTTAGGTTGGACAGGAATAAAGACAGTCTCGATCTGATGGAAGAGGTCTTGGGTATCTCCACCAAACCGGAAGAGATCTACATGACCATGGGTAATTTAGCCCAAATCTCAGGAGATCCTGTAAAGAGCGAAGAGTATTATAAGAAATCCCTGTCCATCAAGCCGGATTTTGAAGAAGCCGTTTACGAACTTGCTTTTCTTCTGGAGTCTGAAGATCGACTGACGGATTCTATTGCCTTATATGAATCTTATCTCAATGATTATCCCTATTCCGAAATGGTTTGGTATAATCTGGGTGTCCAATATAGAAAGACCGGCAATTATGAAAGAGCCATAGAGTGCTTTGATTATTGTCTCGCTATAAACGATGAACTTTCGGCTGCTTACTTCCAAAAAGGACAGCTACAAATGGACCTGGGACGTTATCAGGATGCCCTGCAATCTTTCCTGGAAGCAAATTCCCTAAGTCCTTATGACGTACATACGCTTTTCCATGTAGCAGATTGTTATGAAAATCTGGATATGTATCGGGATGCAATCCGATATTATACCAAAACCTCTCAGGTAGATCCGGATTTTCTGGATGCCTTTATCGGGATTGGATATTGTTTGGAAAAGCAGGAGAAATTCCTGGAAGCAATCCATTATTATGAGAAAGCATTCAAGCTGGATGATGAAAATCCGGATGTATGTATGTCCATAGCCAGCTGTGAATTTAAACTAGGCAATAAGCATAGTTCCTATATGTACCTGGAACGTGCCATTCAGTTGAATCCTCAGGATATCTCTATCTGGCAGGATTGGTCCAGCCTTTTGCATGAGCATACGCAATATGAAGGGGCGATCTCCTTTCTGGAAGAAGGGCTTAAATACAATCCCTCAGAGGCAGAACTCTATTTTCAGTTGGCAGCTTACTGTCTGGAATCCGGACACCGTAGCAAAGGCCTCAACTACCTGGAGCATGGCTTATTGCTAGACTATCAGGCCCATTACTACCTTTTCCACGTGGATGCCAGCCTCAAGCATGAGCCTGAGGTGATGGAACTGATTCGAATTTATAAGAATTAG
- a CDS encoding DUF58 domain-containing protein, protein MKDILRKVRKLEIKIRKMVESTFAGEYHTAFKGQGLEFDEVRLYQYGDDIRTIDWNVTAKTGQVYIKKFREEREQTLFVLFDVSGSGDFGPQDENKRLIGMEIASIMAFSALKNNDKFGLATFSDRMEKFYKPNKGRKHILKIVRGVLTNTNKSEKTDINFALEFIKHTLKRRSILIIISDFLDDNYERALVHLGRKHEVILIRLFHPNEVFQMGTGTIPVLEIESGRQTWLNAGNAAYRQQLNESFMQVEKNLETLCKKNKMDMLSVNTQEDYIPVLESYFKKRNRLKA, encoded by the coding sequence ATGAAAGATATCCTCAGGAAGGTACGCAAGCTCGAAATCAAGATCCGTAAGATGGTGGAAAGTACCTTTGCTGGTGAGTATCATACTGCTTTCAAAGGTCAGGGACTGGAATTTGATGAGGTTCGACTCTACCAGTATGGCGATGATATCAGAACCATCGACTGGAACGTAACTGCCAAAACCGGACAGGTATATATCAAAAAGTTTCGCGAAGAGCGTGAACAAACCCTTTTCGTACTATTTGATGTAAGTGGCTCGGGGGACTTCGGACCCCAGGATGAAAACAAGCGACTGATCGGCATGGAGATCGCTTCTATCATGGCTTTCTCTGCCCTAAAGAATAACGATAAATTTGGACTGGCGACCTTTTCTGATCGCATGGAGAAGTTTTACAAACCCAATAAAGGGAGAAAACATATCCTCAAAATCGTAAGAGGCGTCCTTACCAATACCAATAAAAGCGAAAAAACAGATATCAACTTCGCCCTGGAGTTTATCAAACATACCCTCAAAAGACGAAGTATTCTGATCATCATTTCAGATTTTCTGGATGACAATTATGAACGCGCACTGGTACACTTGGGTAGAAAGCATGAAGTAATTCTGATTCGTCTTTTTCACCCGAATGAAGTCTTTCAGATGGGAACAGGTACGATCCCGGTCCTTGAGATAGAAAGCGGAAGACAAACCTGGCTAAATGCAGGAAATGCAGCTTATCGTCAGCAATTGAACGAAAGCTTCATGCAGGTGGAAAAAAATCTGGAAACCCTTTGCAAAAAGAACAAGATGGATATGCTTTCGGTCAATACCCAGGAAGATTATATCCCCGTTCTCGAAAGCTATTTTAAAAAGAGAAATCGCTTGAAGGCATAA
- a CDS encoding thymidylate synthase — protein sequence MQNYLNLLQKVLDEGTDRGDRTGTGTRSIFGHQMRFDLQEGFPLVTTKKVHLKSIIYELLWFLKGDNNVKYLQDNGVRIWNEWADEEGNLGPVYGVQWRSWQGANGATIDQISQVVDSIKNKPQSRRHIVSAWNVSDVENMALPPCHTMFQFYVANGKLSCQLYQRSADLFLGVPFNIASYALLTMMMAQVCDLEPGDFVHTFGDTHIYHNHFDQVKLQLSRDTRALPQMHINPEVKSIFEFQYEDFTLKNYDPHPLIKAPIAV from the coding sequence ATGCAAAATTACCTGAACTTATTACAGAAAGTATTGGATGAAGGGACGGATCGTGGAGACCGGACCGGAACGGGAACCCGAAGTATTTTTGGACATCAGATGAGGTTCGACCTACAGGAAGGATTTCCTCTTGTTACCACAAAAAAGGTGCATCTGAAGTCGATCATTTATGAATTGCTTTGGTTTTTGAAAGGAGACAATAATGTAAAATACCTTCAGGATAATGGTGTGAGAATCTGGAATGAATGGGCAGATGAAGAGGGAAATCTGGGACCGGTTTATGGTGTACAATGGAGAAGTTGGCAAGGAGCAAATGGAGCAACTATTGACCAAATTTCTCAAGTTGTAGATTCGATCAAAAACAAACCTCAATCCCGCCGACATATCGTCAGTGCCTGGAATGTTTCCGATGTAGAAAACATGGCGCTCCCTCCCTGCCATACCATGTTTCAGTTTTATGTGGCAAATGGCAAACTTTCCTGTCAGCTCTACCAAAGAAGTGCTGACCTCTTTTTAGGGGTTCCTTTCAATATTGCTTCCTATGCCTTGTTGACGATGATGATGGCACAGGTATGCGATCTTGAGCCGGGAGATTTTGTGCACACTTTTGGGGATACACATATTTATCACAATCATTTTGATCAGGTAAAGCTGCAACTCAGCCGAGATACACGGGCTTTACCCCAAATGCATATTAATCCCGAAGTCAAATCTATCTTTGAATTTCAATACGAAGACTTTACCTTAAAGAATTACGATCCACATCCACTTATCAAAGCTCCTATAGCCGTTTAA
- a CDS encoding acyl-CoA thioesterase — translation MKSKKVSESYTQSSELVLPNDTNNLGKLMGGKLLHWMDIIAAISAQRATNRTVVTVAVDFVEFKASIPLGAVVVLEAKVTRTFNTSLEVRIDVAYENLQKGERMHSNSAYYSFVAVDQSGQPIPVNPIEPETEAEKELYEGALRRREMRLMLAGRIKPEDATGLQEIFKSL, via the coding sequence ATGAAGAGCAAAAAAGTATCAGAATCCTACACGCAAAGTTCCGAATTAGTTCTTCCCAATGACACCAACAACCTGGGAAAACTCATGGGGGGGAAGCTTTTGCACTGGATGGATATCATTGCAGCTATCTCTGCCCAGCGAGCAACTAATCGTACGGTAGTAACAGTTGCTGTAGATTTTGTAGAGTTTAAAGCGAGTATTCCTTTGGGTGCTGTAGTGGTCCTGGAGGCAAAAGTCACGCGAACTTTTAATACTTCTCTGGAGGTACGGATAGATGTAGCCTATGAAAACCTTCAAAAAGGTGAGCGGATGCATAGCAATAGTGCGTACTATAGCTTTGTGGCGGTGGATCAGTCGGGTCAGCCCATTCCTGTCAATCCCATTGAACCTGAGACTGAGGCAGAAAAAGAGCTATATGAAGGAGCTTTGAGAAGACGGGAAATGCGCTTGATGTTGGCGGGACGGATCAAGCCTGAGGATGCCACGGGCTTGCAGGAGATTTTTAAAAGTCTATAA